The Bacteroidota bacterium genomic sequence TCTTCCACTTTGCGGATGAGTACCATCAGCTCTTCTTTCGTTGGTTTCACGTCAGAGAAACCGAGGTCAGGGTTCTCATTCATTTTCTTCACCGAAGCCAGTCCGTTAAATGCATCCTGAAGCGAATTAAGATCGGTAATAAGCTGAACAATTGCGGGATCTTTGTCTTTGTTGCGTTCAAGTTCTTTTACAATGCTTTCCAGAATAACCATCTGCTCAAACAGTTTAAGCAGCACCATGTCGTTGGGTTCCTGCTCATACACTTTACCGGCAATATGCAGCGATTCGATCCAGGCACCGGCAAAAATTACTCCATAAAGGTGGTTCTGGTCGTTGCTGAGCAGCTGGGCATCAGTTTCTTCTTTTATGCCGGCCAGAATGCTTTGCAGCGAGTCTTCGTTACCCAGATTGTTGTTGAAACGATCGAAAAGACTGGTTTGCGCGAAGATTTTGCCCAGATTAATCTGTTCGGCCTGGGTACGTACCACTTTTAAATACGACTGTGCCTGCTGGGTTTGCTTGTTAAGCACGCAGTAAGCCATGTCGGCGCTGTACACCCCCATGCTCCAGGCGCGGGTGTAGGTGGTGCTGTAGGAAGCCGCTTTTTCGGCCGAACTGGTCACTCCGGGAAGGAATTTAAGTCCGGAAGATTTAAAAATGGCCGCCACCTGAAGCGGAGAGGGCAGCATGCCTCCTTCGTCTTCGGTTTCATCGGCCATTATGAGGGTGTCCTGAGTAACGGTATCGGTTGCGGTTGTTTCAGTGTCGCCGCTACAGGAAGTTTGGGAAACAATTGTTCCGGCTACCACTGCAGGAAGCAGGAGTTTCAGCAAATCCGGGCTAAATTTCATGGGTGAGGTCGGTTGGTTAAGGTATTAAAGCGCTCTTTATACGGTAAGGATCTTTTTTTGTTTCGTTTTCACCGGGAAATGTGATCTTCTGATTTTCAGGCATTTGGGTGTTTATTTTGCGGGTAACCCGGCCCAGATCAGGTTACACAAGGCGCCGGATTCACCGAACTTCAACAAAATTCGGCGTTGTGGCCTTTGGGCGGGGGAATTGGTTATTTTTGCTGCTTATAAAATCTTTATACTTCGATAGTAAACCCGTATGAAAAAGTTCCTGCTCTTCGCAGTGCCTTTGTTTGCACTTAGTACTGCGCTTCCGGCTCAGACTCCGGCAGCAATGCCCAATGATCCGAATGATCCGATTCTGATGACGATTGGTGGCTCGCCCATCCGCCTTTCAGAATTTATGTATGTATATAAGAAGAACAACAAAGATCAGGGCAATGATCCGAAAGCGATAGAGAATTATCTCGACCTTTTTGTGACCTTTAAAATGAAGGTAAAGGAAGCTGAAGACCTGAAACGCGACACGGTGAGCAAGTTCCGCACCGAGCTTGCCGGCTACCGCCGTCAGGTGGCCCAGCAGTATCTTACCGATAAACGCGTAAACGACAGTCTGCTACGCGAAGCCTACAACCGTATGCAGTGGGATGTGCGCGCCAGCCACATTCTTGTAAAACTTCCCGAAAATCCGCTTCCCAAAGACACCATGCTGGCATGGATGCGTGTGAACATTGCCCGCAACATGGTGCTTGGTAAGCCTGTAACCAAACAAATTGCCGACTACGATCAGCAACTGCGTAAAACCAATGCCGCCTGGCCTAAGCTCACACCGGCTGATACGCTTAAAATTTTCAATCTGGTAAACCCGCTTCGCCAGCTCGATCGTCGATACAAAGGCAAGGTGGTGCCGTTTGAAGAAGTAGCCCGCCTTATTTCCGAAGATCCTTCGGCCGCACAAAACAGCGGCGACCTGGGTTATTTCACCGCCTTTTCAATGGTTTATCCCTTCGAAACGGCTGCTTACAACACGCCCGTGGGGCAGATCAGCACACCGGTTACTACCCGTTTTGGCTATCATATTGTAAAAGTAGTTGACCGCCGCAAGGCGCAGGGCGAAATTCTGGTGGCGCACATTATGGTAAAAGCCCCCGATGGCATGCCGGCAACCGATTCACTGAACGCCAAGCAAAAAGCCGATGAAATTTACGCTAAAGCCAAAGCCGGTGAAGACTTTACCACATTGGTAAAACAATTTTCCGACGACAAGGGCTCGGCTGCCAAAAACGGTGAGCTGCCCTGGTTTGGCCTTTACAAAATGCCGCCCAGCTTTGAGAAGGCATCTTTTGCCCTGCAAAACAACGGTGATATTTCAGAGCCGGTTAAAACGGCCTGGGGCTGGCACATCATCAAACGCATCGACCGTCGCGACGTGCCTGCTTACGAAACCATTAAAGGCGAAATCAAAGGCAAGGTAAGCAAAGACCAGCGCGCACTCAGCGGCCGCACGGCGCTCATCGAGCGTGTGAAAAAAGAATATGGCTTTACCCAAAACCTCGCTGCCCGCGATGAGTTTTACAAACTGGTTGACAGCACCTACTTCCTCGGGCAGTGGACCGCCGAATCGAAAGCAAAAGGGTATGATAAACAGCTCTTTACCATTGGTAAAAAAGTATATACCCAGAAAGAATTTGCGGCCTGGCTCGAAGTACGTCAGGTGCGTCGTGGCGGAAAAGGCGATGTGAAGCAGGTGGTGGACATGATGTACAACCAGATGGTTGAAGAAATGTGTGTGGCCTACGAAGACAACCAGCTCGAAACCAAATACCCTGATTTCCGCAACCTCATGCAGGAATACCGCGACGGCATTCTGTTGTTTGATTTGCAGGATGAAAAAGTATGGTCACGTGCGGTAACCGACTCAACCGGCCTTCGTAATTTCTACGAAGCCAACAAAAACAACTACCTCTGGCCCGAGCGTGCGGATGCCACCGTGTATTCCTGCGCCGATGAGAAAACCGCCAAAGCTGTGCGTAAAATGCTCAAGAAGGGTAAATCGGAAAAAGAAATTCTCGAAACCCTCAACAAAAACTCACAGCTTAACGTGCAAACCGAAACCAAACTCTATCACAAAGGGGATAATGCCCTTGTGGATCAGAACTGGAAAGAAGGCACTTCTGCCAACACCGTGAAAGACGGCCGCGTAATGTTTGTGGTTACCCGCAAGGTTATGCCGCCCACACCCAAGTCGTTGCAGGAAGCACGTGGTTTGATTACCAACGACTATCAGACACAACTTGAAAAGGAATGGGTAGAGAGCCTGCGCAAAAAGTATCCGGTGGTAATTAACCGCGAGGTGCTTCCGCGTAAATAATTTAGCCCGAAAACAGGGCCCATGCAGCCATCGAAAAAAGCATTCAGGCAACGATTCAGCCGTGTACACGTCATAATTCAGACAGGTACACGGCTGCTGCCGTTGTGGCTGCTGCTGTTCCTTGCTTCGTGCCGTGAAACTGCCCCTGAAACTTCGGCTCCTTCCGGAACTGTGGTGGCGCGGGTGTTTGACTACAAACTCTACAGTTCGGAACTTAAAGATGTAATTCCGGCCGGCACGCCTAAAGACGACAGCATACGCATGGCCGGCAGCTTTATTAATACCTGGGTACGTGAAATGCTGCTGGTGCATAAAGCCGAACAAAACCTCAGCGCCGCTCAGAAAAATGTGGAAAAGCAACTCAAAGCCTACCGCAATTCGTTAATCATTTATGAATACGAAAAGGCGCTGGTGGAACAACAGCTTGATACATTAGTAAGCGACACCGAAATTGAAAAATACTATAACGAGCATCCGGCCGACTTTGCCCTGCGTGATATTATTGTAAAAGTGATTTACGTGAAAACTGATAAGAACGCTCCCAATTTGCCCCGGCTTCGCAACTGGATGCGTTCGGATAAACCGCAGGATCGGGTGGAGCTGAATTCCTACTGCCGTCAGTTTGCCGAAAACTTTTACCTCAATGATGATTCCTGGCTGTTGTTTGATGACCTCATCAAGGAAATTCCGATTGAAACCGATAACAAGGAACTGTTTCTCAAAAACAACAAATACCTCGAAGTCAGCGATTCAACCAATTTGTACCTGATTAACTTCAAAGGCTACATGGCGCGCGACAGCCGCTCGCCGCTGGCTTTTGAAAAAGAAAACATCCGCAAAATTATCCTCAACCAACGCAAACGTCAGCTCATTGACCGTATGCGCGATGATCTGTACCGCGAGGCCACAGACAGCGACGATATTGAGATTTACAACAAATAATCATGAACCGATTTTTTTTCCTCCTCTTCCTTCTTCTTTCAACAGGCTCGCTTTTTGCCCAGGATAACGGCGCACGTATTGACCGTGTGGTGGCCGTGGTAGGCGATCAGATTGTGAAAGAGTCGGAAGTGGAAAATGTGCTGCTGCAGTATGCCCGCGAGGGAGTAACAATAACCGACAGTGTACGCAGCTCGGTGTTGGAGCAACTGCTTTTTCAGAAACTTCTCGTGTCGCAGGCGCTGCACGACAGTCTTACCGTGTCTGAATCTGAAATTCAGCAGGAAATGGATCTGCGTATGCGCTACTACCTGCAAAGCTTTGGCTCAGTGGAGGCGTTTGAAAAGTTCTACGGCAAAACGGTTGATGCGTTTAAGTTTGAACTGCACGACAAAGTGCGCGATCTGTTGCTTGCCAAACGTATGCAGCAACAGATTACCCAGAACGTAACTGTTTCGCCGGTTGATGTGAAAGACTACTTCAGCAGTCAGCCGCAGGACAGTTTACCATTTATTAGTTCAACGGTTGAGGTGGGGCAGATTGTGGTTTCACCTCCGGTTAATCCTGAAATTCTCGAATACACCCGCTTGGAAACCGAGAATATCCGCAATAAAGTAATAAAGGGTGAAATTGATTTCTGTGCAGCGGCTGCGCTTTACTCACAGGATCCGGGCTCGGCACAGAAATGTGGCACCTACGAAAACATCCGCCGTGGTTCGTTTGTCCCCGAATTCGAAGCACTCATGTTCACACTCAAGGAAGGCGAAACATCGCCTGTGTTTAAAACCGATTTCGGCTTTCACTTCCTTCAGGTAATTTCCCGCAAGGGCGATGAAGTTACGGTGCGCCACATCCTGCGCGTTATTCCCACACTTCCCGAAGATCTTCGTAACTGTAAGGTGCGCCTCGATTCCATTATGCGCTTTGTGCGTCTTGATTCGCTTACCTTCTGCGAAGCAGCCGCCCGCTTTTCTACCGACGATGAATCAAAATACAGTTGCGGACTTATTCTCAATCCGATAACTGGTAACTCTCGTATTGACGTGGAACTGCTCGGTCAGCTTGATCCTGATCCCAACTTCCCCATTACCGTTAACCAGATGAAAGTGGGGGCTTTTTCAGCACCGATGCTCACACTCACCCGCCAGTCGAAAGAAGCATACCGTGTGCTCTGGCTCAAATCGCGCTCCGAGCCGCACCGAGCCAATCTCAAAGATGATTACCAGATGATTCAGGATCTCACCCTGCAAAAGAAACAGGATGAAGCGCTCAACAAATGGGTCGATAAAAAACTGGCGACTACTTATATTCGCATTTCCCCCGATTACAGAAATACCAGTTTCCGCTTTTCATGGCTGAAACACGCACAGTAACCGGTAAATTTCATACACACACAAGCACACTTATGATCGAGTTTAAGTCAGACGTAGAAGCAGTTGATTATTTCCGTGAACGCTACAACCGCCTCACTACCGAAATCCGCAAGGTAATTGTAGGGCAGGAGGATGTGGTGCGCGATGTGCTTATCTCTATATTCAGCAACGGACACTGTTTGCTTGTAGGCGTTCCCGGACTTGCCAAAACGCTGCTTGTAAACACCATTGCACAATCGCTTGGTCTTAGTTACAACCGCATTCAGTTTACGCCTGATCTTATGCCGGGCGATATTATCGGTTCGGAAATTCTCGACGAGAACCGCCAATTCCGCTTCATCAAAGGGCCGCTGTTTGCCAATATTATTCTGGCCGACGAAATTAACCGTACGCCGCCAAAAACGCAGTCGGCCCTGCTCGAAGCCATGCAGGAACGTGCAGTAACAGCTGCCGGCAAACGCTACGAACTTGATAAGCCGTTTTTCGTACTTGCCACACAAAATCCTATTGAACAGGAAGGTACGTATCCGCTGCCCGAAGCGCAGCTCGACCGTTTTATGTTTAACGTGTGGCTCGATTATCCAAATCTGAACGACGAAATCCAGGTTGTACGTCAAACAACCGCTGGCACCACACCCGAACTGAACAAGGTACTCAGCATCGAAGAAATAAGCTACCTGCAACAGCTTGTGCGCCGTGTACCTGTGCCCGACAATGTGCTTGAATATGCCGTGAAACTGGCCGCTTCCACACGACCAAACACCGCCACCGCCGCTGCCGAAGTAAACCGCCTGCTCTCCTGGGGCGCCGGTCCGCGTGCTTCACAGTACCTGATCATCGGTGCCAAGTGCCACGCTGTGGTTAACGGAAAATACTCGCCCGATATTGAAGATGTACGCGCAGTGGCTGCCCCCATTCTCCGCCACCGCATTGTGCGCAACTACAAGGCCGAAGCCGAAGGTGTGAAAGTGGACGATATCATCAAGTCGCTGCTATAACCGGCTCACTGTTTTGCCTTGCAGCTCGGCCTGCAGCCAGTTTTCAAACACAAAGCTCTGAAGGGCCATTTGTGCCTGCTCGCTCCATGTGCCGTGCATAATATTGTGCAGCATTTCGCTAAGCAATTTATGCTTTTCTTTCCGGCTGCCTGATTCGGCCAGCGATACTATCCATCGACCAAAGTCGTGCACCAGATCGGAAGCAAGCTGCATTTCGGTAAGTTCGTGCATCACCTCTTTATGCAGTTTTTTAAACAGTGGCAACTCAAGCCGTTTCCATGCACAAAGCAGCAAAATAAGTCCGCAGGTAAATGCCAGATCGTTGCGGTTATTGCGCGACTGGCTGAACACTTTATCGGCCCAGCGGAAGGCATTCTTGTAATCGCCGGTGCAAAGAAAAGCCTGTGCAAAGTTGAACCAGAACACAACTTCCTCCGCAAAGCCTATGCGGCTGCGGAATTTCTGAATGCCCGAAAGTATTTCCGGTATCAGCTCAATAGCCAGATTGTAGTTGCCATGTCTGCAGTGTAAATTAAACTCGGTAGTGTAGGTGTAAATGAAGGTGTGCCCGGCAAATGCGCTCAGTTCGTTTTTGTATTCATGCATTAATTGCCGCATACGCTTAATGGTTGTAACGGCTGCTTTTCTGTCGCCTTCTATATCCTGCAACACAAGCATGGTGCTTAATGCGCGGAGCAGTTCGTGCGGATGATGCGCAATAAATGCGGTGTTTGATTCAATCAGTTGTAAACATTCCCGCGCATGTGTGATGGCGGCTTGGGTTTGCTGTAAGGTAAAATGATAGGTCGTTTTTGCCTTCTCGAAGTAAAAACGTGCTTTAAATGTCTCAGGCGCTTTGGCCGACAGCATATTTAAGTGCCGTGCTGAAAATGGTTTTGCTTGCGGAAGCTGATGCGAGCGGAGATGCACATAATGCATTTCCTTTGCCAGCCACTTGTTGCGCACAGTGTGTGTAATTTCGGCTACACATGCGTTCTCAAGTTCAAGCGTTTGCTGATTATTACCGGGCGGAGAAAGTACATTCGATTCAAACTGGATATCATCGCGCTGCTGGATCTGTTCGAGCATCAGCCACGGATTTTGCAGTGTGACAGTTATGGAAATTGCCTTTTCAAGCTGCTTCAGCGCCTGCTTATAAAAGCGTTTTGTTCGCAGAATCTCCGCATTACGCATAAGATTCCGCACCGTGGTTTCATCCGTATCTTTTTCCGAAAATTCGCGCAGCGCACGCAGTATGAGTTTGTATAATACCTGTTTTTGTTGCGCAAATCCTGAAATATAATTTTCTGTTTTCCTGAGCTTTTCTTCGTCGTAAATTTTTTGTTTGCGCATAGCGTCAAACAAACGCGCACTGTGCCGGGCTCCTCCCGAAAGCCTCGAAAAATAGGCTGTAATGTATTTTTTCTCCGCTTCATTTAACGAGTGAATGAGCTGATGTAGATGCTGAAAATCGGTATTTTTCATTTTATTTAAATTAAATATAAAGTATTGATAAACAGTGTTAAATGTAATTATTCTGATTAAATTACAATTTATCTGTTTGCAGAATTCTTCCCGGTTAAACGTGGTGTTCAATTACTTTTGATTGTGCCGCAGGTTTAAACTCCGGCAGAAAGAATCAGCGATATGTTTGCAAAAGCAATTTTTATTTGTGTGTACATGTACGTGTGTTGCCTTACTGCTTTTTCGCAGGCGGGGATGTGGACGTGGAAGAAAGGAAGTACTGCTGTAAACAGCAATGGCAGCTACGGTGTGCAAGGGGTGAGCTCGCCACTTAATGAGCCGCCGGCGCGCTACGAAGCTGCGCAATGGACAGATGCGGCCGGCAACCTCTGGCTTTATGGCGGGGGAATTGGCATGCAGCGTTTTGCCGATTTGTGGAAGTACGATGTGGCGCTTGGCGAATGGACATGGATGCATGGCAGCAATATGGCCAATACGCCAGCCATTTGGGGAACGCAAGGAGTCGCTGCTCAGGCCAACACACCCGGTGGCATCGGATTCGGGGCAAGCACATGGACAGATGCGGCAGGAAATCTTTGGCTATACGGCGGCGACAACGGCACTGCTGCACCCTTCGGCGATTTATGGAAATTTGATCCGGGCATAAACATGTGGACATGGGTAAAAGGTTCGGGCACACCCGGCGCTGCGCCAGTGTTTGGCACGCAACAGGTAGCCGCACCCGCCAACACGCCCGGCGCACTTGAAGAAACGGCCTGCAACTGGGTCGATCAGCAGGGGCGGTTATGGCTGTTTGGTGGCACACCTTCTGGTGTTGGAGCGGCTTATGATGCGTTGTGGATGTATGATCCGGCAACCAACATGTGGACTTGGATGAAAGGTGCATCGAGTGTAAATGCACCGCCGGTTTACGGTACGCTCAATGTGCCTTCGCCGTTTAATACGCCCGGTGCGCGCTGGTGTTATACACACTGGACAGACAATGCCGGCAATCTCTGGCTGTTTGGCGGCGTGGATGCTATAAGCCCTGTTTTTATGGGTTTTTACAACGATTTGTGGATGTACAACGTGGCGCAGAACATGTGGGTGTGGAAAGGCGGCAGTCAGCAGGTTAATCAGCCCGGAGTGTATGGTACGAAATGTGTGCCTGCCGCAGGCAATGTGCCCGGTGGTCGTGGCGAAACACGCGCGTGCTGGACAGACAGCTGCGGCTTTTTCTGGTTGTTTGGCGGGCGTGATCTGAATTATGATTTGTATAACGACTTGTGGCGTTATGATCCGGCAGCGGGCATGTGGACATGGATAAGTGGTTCTGCCACGCCCAACCAGCCCGGTGTGTATGGTGTGCAAAATGTGGCAGCTGCAACCAATGTGCCCGGTGGCAGGCAGGGCAATGTTAGCTGGTACAATGCTGCCGGGCTTTGGTTGTTTGGGGGCGAAGGAAGTGCTGGCGGACAGCAGAACGATTTATGGCTTTATGTGCCCGACACGGTGTCGTTGCAACTCACAGCCGCGCCGCTTACCGGCTGCGCGCCGCTGCTGGTGAGCTTCAATGCTGCCACACAGGGCTGCGGTGCCGTGAAATCAATGCTCTGGACGTTTGGCGATCCGGCTTCGGGCAGCGCTGATACGGCCTTCGCCACGCAGCCACTGCATGTGTACAATGCTGCCGGCACCTACACGGTTACCTGCATTGTAACCGATTGTCAGCAACGCTCTGATACAGCTCATCTCAGCATTACGGTTACTCCCGGCATTACACTGCAGGCGGCGGTTACGGCTTCGCAGTGTATTTCATCTGGAGCAATTACTGTAATGGCTTCAGGCGGTGCGGGCAATTACAACTACGCGTGGCAGCCGGCTGTTTCAACGCAGCAAACAGCCACAGGCCTGTCGCCCGGCACTTACATTATTCAGGTAACCGACGCAAACGGATGCGCCGCTGCCGATACACTGGCCGTGCTGCTTGCTGATTCCACTTCAGTATTGCTTGGGAACGACACGGTGGTTTGCTTTGATACACTTCTTACCCTATCGGCCACAGGCAGTGCTTCGGCTTTTGCCTGGTCAACCGGACAAACCACCGCATCAATACTGGTTTCGCAAAGTGGTATGTATTCGGTTACTGCCACCGAAGGCAATTGCAATGCACACGACTCGGTACAGGTGCTTTTTGTACCAAAACCTTTAACAGAAATGAATCCCGCGTATTGCGAAACCGGCTTCACGGAGCTAACTGTTGCCGCTTCTGCTTCTGCCAATATCCTCTGGTCAACCGGCGATACCTCGGCGCTGCTGCTTGCTCAGACTCCGGGCACCTACACCGTAACCGTGAGCGACAGTGGCTGTGCCTTTATTGATTCATTTATGGTTACCAGTGAAGCTGGCAGCACCGCTCTTTATTTTCCCAATTCATTCACTCCCAACGGCGACGGGTTAAATGAAACATTCAGCGGCTACGGCGAAGGCATTCTCGAGTTTGATCTCACTCTTTACAACCGTTGGGGCGAGCTTATTTTTCATTCCACTTCGCTTGCACAGGAATGGGATGGAACAGTAAACAACAATCTGGTGCAGGAAGATGTATATGTGTGGGTGGCCACATACCGGCTTAGCTGCGATGAAAACAGGGAGATTACCCGGCGCGGACATGTAAGTGTAATCCGGTAAGGCTTTTTCATCCGGCAGCGTTCGTTTTCTGTATCTTTGAAACCGTTGCACGGCAGGCGTGAACGCATTTAAAGCAACAGATAATCTTCTTTTTGTATGAGCGACGAACTGCTCAACGACCTTTTTAACTGGGTTGTCATTCCGCTGCTTATTTTCATAGCGCGTTTGGGCGATGTAACACTTGCTACGCTGCGCAATATTTTTATTTCGAAAGGTTTCAGGCGGATTGTTCCGTTTGTGGGTTTCTTCGAAGTGCTCATCTGGCTCATTGCCATGAAACAGGTAATGAGCAAAGCCGATAATCTTGCATCCTATCTGGCATGGGCTTTCGGATTTGCCTGCGGTACCTATGTAGGTATGCGCATTGAAGAACGGCTTGCACTGGGAACTCAGGTAATCCGCATCATTACCAATCAGCTTAGTCAGGAACTAATTGAGGCACTGCGCGAAGCCAACCACGGCATTACCGTAGTGGATGCCGAAGGAGCTAAAGGTCCGGTGAAAATGATTTTTACCGTAGTAAAGCGTACCAGCGTCCCCGATGTAATTGCCATTCTTGAAAAACATCAGCCCAACGCATTCTTCTCGGTAGAGGATGTGCGTAATGCGCAGCACGGCGTGTTTCGAAGCAGCGAACGCAAGCTCAATCTGGTGCGTACACTTTTTCCTGACCGGAAAGGGAAGTAGTGCAGGCAACTTAATAGCCCGACTCACGTCTTTCATGCAACACGGTTTGTATGAAAAAATATTTTCTGTTTGTTTTTCTGTTTCAGGTGGCTGTGCTGAAAGCGCAGCGCAATGTAATTTATGTGCATGTCAATGAAGCGCACAGCGGTTTGCATGCGGGAGTCGACTGGCGTTATCATGCATCGGAAAAATGGATTATGTACGGAGGTCTGCATTATCTGGTAAACCGTATTGTTACCGATAACCAGCAGTATGTGTACAAGCATCGGTTTTATGCCAATAATTTCGGTCAGCATCTTGGAATACGTTTGGGCAGTGAGCGTCAGTTTAGTTTGAAACAGACGTGTGTAAAGCCGTTTGTATTCATACAGGTGCAGCAAACGCGCAGTGCATTGCGTACATTTTATGCGCCAGATCTGATTGTGAATTCGCTTGAGCTGATTGAGGGTGCCGGGCTTAACATTCCGTTGCATCGTGTGTTTGATGTGCGGCTTGCGGTAGCGCTTTCAAATCCGTTCATATACAGCGAGCGTTTGGGTACTTCATGGGATGGTTTCAGCGTATATACCGAAGCCGGCGTAACTTTACGAATTGGTCGTAATGAAACCCAGTAAAGCCGGATAGGCGTATCTTTGCGTCATGTACGAAACCGACGAGTTGCCCGATGCCGAAAGTGGTAGTGAGCAGGAAATGTATGAACATCATCGCTTCAGGGTTGATCCGGGGCAGGAATTGCTGCGTATCGACAAATACCTGATGCACAAACTGGCTTCGGTTTCACGCACCAAAATTCAGGCTGCGGCTGATGCGGGAAATATCCTTGTAAATGAAAAGCCGATCAAGCCCAGTTACAAGGTAAAGCCGCTCGATCATATCTCCATTCTTCTTCCGCATCCGCCCAAAGTATTTGAACTGCTTGCCGAAGAGATTCCGCTGAATATCGTGCATGAAGATGATGCCCTCATTATCCTCAACAAGCCACCCGGACTTGTGGTGCATCCTGGTTACGGCAATTATACCGGCACACTGGTAAACGGACTGCTCTGGCATTTCGAACATTTGCCCAAGAGTTCGCACGAGCAGCGGCCCGGACTTGTGCATCGTCTTGATAAAGATACTTCGGGCATTATGGTTGTGGCTAAAACGGAATATGCGCTGGCGCATCTTGCCCGGCAGTTCTACGACCGCACCAATGATCGTCGCTACCTTGCACTGGTGTGGGGCGATTTTGATGCAGATGAAGGTACTGTGGAAGGTCACATTGGCCGCAGCCGCCGCGATCGGAAAGTGATGGATGTTTATACTGACGGAAGCGAAGGAAAACCGGCAGTTACACACTGGAAAGTGATTGAGCGTTTGGGTTATGTAACGTTGGTGGAGTGCAAACTCGAAACCGGCCGCACACACCAGATCCGTGCACATATGCAGCACATCGGTCATCCGCTTTTCAACGACGCTACCTACGGCGGGGCACACATTGTTAAAGGAACCAGCTTTACCAAGTACCGGCAATTTATCGATAATTGCTTTGCGGCCTGTCCGCGACAGGCGTTGCATGCACGTTCGCTGGGCATAAAGCATCCGGCCACAAAGCAGTGGATGCAGTTTGATTCGGAACTGCCGGCTGATATGCTTGCCGTGCTTGAGAAATGGCGCACCTATTCAAACGCGCGCCGGTATGAAGAAGATCCGGCCGAATAATTACCTGTTTAATTGCTGCCATACCTGCTCATCGAAACTGGTGAGGGAGGGAAGCACCAGATCGGCTGCGGCAAACCGGCTTTGGGCTGCATGTTCGGGGGCGGGCACAGCCACGCATTTCATACGGGCAGCTTTGGCGGCAATCACGCCGTTGAA encodes the following:
- a CDS encoding RluA family pseudouridine synthase, with the translated sequence MYETDELPDAESGSEQEMYEHHRFRVDPGQELLRIDKYLMHKLASVSRTKIQAAADAGNILVNEKPIKPSYKVKPLDHISILLPHPPKVFELLAEEIPLNIVHEDDALIILNKPPGLVVHPGYGNYTGTLVNGLLWHFEHLPKSSHEQRPGLVHRLDKDTSGIMVVAKTEYALAHLARQFYDRTNDRRYLALVWGDFDADEGTVEGHIGRSRRDRKVMDVYTDGSEGKPAVTHWKVIERLGYVTLVECKLETGRTHQIRAHMQHIGHPLFNDATYGGAHIVKGTSFTKYRQFIDNCFAACPRQALHARSLGIKHPATKQWMQFDSELPADMLAVLEKWRTYSNARRYEEDPAE